In Scheffersomyces stipitis CBS 6054 chromosome 8, complete sequence, one DNA window encodes the following:
- the MSP1 gene encoding 40 kDa putative membrane-spanning ATPase (go_function ATP binding), with the protein MAKFKLDIKFLGDLFILAGAGLSVYFILNNILNDYVDNSMKNKESEKKGKGILKKLQSSNPHLRNISLNQYEKSLLNSLVTPEEISVTFNDVGGLQDIIDELREAVILPLTEPELFATHSDLIQSPKGVLFYGPPGCGKTMLAKAIAKESGAFFLSIRMSTIMDKWYGESNKITDAIFSLANKLQPCIIFIDEIDSFLRDRSSSDHEVSAMLKAEFMTLWDGLKSNGRIMVMGATNRKSDIDEAFLRRLPKTFAIGKPNESQRRSILSKILSGAKLDEKDFDLEYIVANTKGFSGSDLRELCREAAILPVREYIRENYNYRSGKLSKDENEDMPVRPLKTSDFVKTAESTIQPATID; encoded by the coding sequence ATGGCTAAGTTCAAACTCGATATAAAGTTTCTTGGAGACTTGTTTATTCTTGCGGGAGCTGGGCTCTCAGTATATTTCATACTCAACAATATACTCAACGACTATGTAGACAACTCtatgaagaacaaggaatCGGAGAAAAAGGGCAAGGGcattctcaagaaattaCAGAGTTCTAATCCGCACCTCCGCAACATCTCCCTCAACCAGTACGAGAAGCTGTTGCTCAATTCGTTGGTtacaccagaagaaatatcaGTAACTTTCAATGATGTGGGCGGTTTGCAAGACATAATTGACGAGTTGAGGGAAGCGGTGATTCTTCCTTTAACAGAACCAGAGCTTTTCGCTACCCATCTGGATTTGATCCAGTCACCTAAGGGTGTCTTATTCTACGGTCCCCCTGGATGTGGTAAGACAATGTTGGCCAAAGCTATTGCCAAAGAAAGTGGTGCGTTTTTCTTGCTGATAAGGATGTCGACTATTATGGACAAATGGTACGGTGAGTCGAACAAGATCACCGATGCCATCTTCTCACTTGCTAACAAATTGCAACCCTGTATTATTTTCATTGACGAAATAGATTCGTTTTTGAGAGACAGGTCTTCCAGCGACCACGAAGTCAGTGCCATGTTAAAGGCTGAATTCATGACGTTGTGGGACGGCTTGAAGTCTAACGGAAGAATCATGGTAATGGGCGCTACCAATCGTAAGAGTGACATTGACGAAGccttcttgagaagattaCCCAAAACTTTTGCTATTGGCAAACCAAACGAATCGCAAAGACGTTCCATATTGTCTAAAATACTAAGTGGAGCCAAGCTCGATGAAAAAGATTTTGACTTGGAATACATCGTTGCTAATACAAAAGGCTTTAGTGGTTCTGACTTGAGAGAATTATGTCGTGAAGCTGCCATTCTTCCCGTCAGGGAGTACATCAGAGAGAATTACAACTATAGGAGTGGGAAGTTGAGCAAggatgaaaatgaagacatGCCTGTTAGACCGTTGAAGACTTCTGATTTTGTAAAGACTGCCGAGTCCACCATTCAACCTGCTACCATTGATTAG
- the TRM1 gene encoding RNA methyltransferase tRNA(m5U54)methyltransferase translates to MPTAKNEQYQGPERRERSVLKKLKKVNKKKKRDTDDHTSRANILFLELEEALSTFNSVKNTNVLINDIQNPTELMGNFMFTRDRPTIIADSVDILYQTSEGDGIGFVPKSMYASPFVEEGDDIFNKFTAVVVPKTIVGDKVKIKLNMHHQFYSEAVLLQVLNSNSRSTPRKDTLVVCQKFEECSGCQFQMLSYDKQLQLKRDTIVKAYRFFYPELLGELDQSEFGKVIGCENQYAYRTKLTPHYKVPRVIKNETLSIGLNHVNPTMQVVDLESCAIATPSINRALTITRKKIKEEVKNEPLEAQGRQRTILLRDGLRMNKETGEHTRACYGESSKVMTEKVEDFVFQFDPSSFFQNNNSILIPVLEYIKYHIGLGAKSYKYLVDTYCGVGFFGISLSKSIPKEGKVFGIELSERSINFATHNAMLNGLEVPKRMQFISGSADSMFKNEEFLNSGIKGKESIVIMDPSRKGSTESFMRQLLEFKPKLIIYVSCNVFTQARDLSLFNKLQEEGSISYRVRDVVGFDFFPQTKHVETVAVLELLD, encoded by the coding sequence ATGCCAACAGCTAAAAATGAACAGTACCAAGgaccagaaagaagagaacgTTCAGTATTAAAGAAGCTCAAGAAAGttaacaagaagaagaaaagagataCCGACGACCACACGAGCAGAGCCAATATCctctttcttgaacttgaagaggCCTTGTCTACCTTTAATTCCGTAAAAAACACAAACGTTTTGATCAATGACATACAGAATCCAACTGAGTTGATGGGAAACTTTATGTTCACCAGGGACCGTCCGACGATCATTGCGGATAGTGTGGATATCCTATATCAAACATCGGAAGGTGACGGCATTGGGTTTGTCCCCAAATCCATGTATGCATCTCCATTTGTAGAGGAAGGGGATGACATCTTTAACAAGTTCACGGCTGTAGTAGTTCCGAAGACTATTGTTGGAGATAAGGTGAAAATAAAGCTAAATATGCATCACCAGTTCTATTCAGAGGCAGTGCTTTTGCAAGTCCTAAACTCGAATTCTCGTAGCACTCCTAGAAAGGATACCTTAGTTGTGTGTCAGAAGTTTGAAGAGTGTTCTGGATGTCAGTTCCAGATGCTTAGCTACGATAAACAGCTCCAGCTAAAAAGAGATACTATTGTAAAGGCTTATAGATTCTTTTATCCAGAATTGTTGGGAGAACTTGACCAATCAGAGTTTGGAAAAGTCATAGGTTGTGAAAATCAATATGCATACAGAACAAAGCTTACTCCACATTATAAAGTCCCAAGGGTAATAAAGAACGAGACTTTGTCTATAGGGTTGAATCACGTTAACCCAACGATGCAAGTTGTGGATTTGGAGAGTTGTGCAATTGCAACTCCTTCAATTAACAGAGCACTTACAATTACTAGaaaaaagatcaaagaaGAGGTGAAGAACGAACCTTTAGAAGCACAAGGAAGACAAAGAACTATTCTTTTGCGAGACGGACTCCGAATGAATAAAGAAACAGGCGAACATACAAGAGCTTGTTACGGGGAAAGCTCCAAAGTAATGACagaaaaagtagaagactttgtcttccaatttgaTCCTTCAAGCTTCTTTCAGAacaacaattccattttGATACCAGTACTTGAATATATCAAATACCACATAGGATTGGGTGCAAAACTGTACAAATACTTAGTCGATACCTACTGCGGTGTGGGATTCTTTGGTATTTCCTTGTCTAAGCTGATTCccaaagaaggaaaggTGTTTGGAATAGAACTCAGTGAAAGATCTATTAATTTTGCTACACATAATGCCATGCTCAATGGTCTTGAAGTACCAAAACGTATGCAGTTTATCTCTGGTTCGGCTGATAGTatgttcaagaatgagGAATTTTTGAACTCAGGAATTAAGGGCAAAGAGTCGATAGTGATCATGGATCCTTCAAGAAAGGGTTCCACTGAGCTGTTTATGAGACAATTATTGGAATTCAAACCAAAGTTGATAATCTATGTCAGCTGTAATGTATTCACTCAAGCTCGTGATTTATCGTTATTCAATAAACTTCAGGAGGAGGGCTCTATATCATACAGAGTTCGTGATGTTGTGGGATTTGACTTCTTTCCACAAACAAAACACGTTGAAACAGTTGCGGTTTTAGAATTGTTAGATTAA
- the SGD1 gene encoding suppressor of glycerol defect (Protein involved in high osmolarity signaling pathway~go_function RNA binding~go_process protein biosynthesis~go_function RNA binding~go_process protein biosynthesis), whose protein sequence is MNRRRNNNEENEEERGIPSKLLQQIQTKEDKGDYNDEDRFTKFNSKKRKEKPLSRKDRRQQERQLKKQKKNTKPINNEAKRKAITNNNKDSRADFKALKTNRAQTSTKTIDDPVEQLRLLKEKKKGSQPNEFRVVKADELSEDSDGDDNFDDFDNSDDFDDYDDEVEENPLEVLKKLKEVKKGSKNKSEVRVIKLDELSDDELSEDVSEDELSEDEEEDENEDIDDNDSNVKDNFDGFDEEENEDSEDGFIVDDDNIDADDFDSFDEEEILEEEEDPLAKLKALKEQKRNVKKDNKPSKEVKNSRVISQHELELMKRDENDMEFYAKKLGLKNGKKSKIAKTDDDDIIGGLLDGLDFDFEEEMEPSEEEADDFDEGEEENYSGDDFDDDEEDAPKKENPYVAPIQNKTSDEVSDSSNHAAGSYIPPALRRKMALEGGNVSEEILNLRKAIKGPLNKLSESNISSIVNEINTLYLSNSRNSVNNELTTIVMDSIIQQGRLLDTFVYLHATLVVAIYRLQGVEFGAHFIQSMIEKFESYHKETGKGKEASNMISLLSSVYQFQLVSSKLLYDVIKVLINELNENNAELLLRLIRNSGNQMRSDDPSALKDIVILLNDAKSSIPQSQMSTRTQFLVETITSLKNNKLKINNESSHQLAIRLKKFLATINNNKFNDPIQVSLNDIHSIASKGKWWLVGAAWKGSDGDDKNAEPDLNRDAINDILDNSEPNWMDLARSQRMNTDIRRAIFISIMSANDYIDALTKLDKLALKRSQDREIPRVLIHCTSVEPAYNPYYGILASKLCEDHRYRKTFQFMLWDLIKEFEGSTSDEDEDFVGFDHGDDDDETKLKRILNLGRFFGFLLAEGSLPLHLLRTVNFLTAASDTILFMEVVFVSFLDNIGKKSQINSVGAGLGKRSKNMYEQKFDDRLLIERVIKAQEQMTLLRGIQFFLQDKVRKSDIISGKKQTRRVEWGINAMVDIIEEFVRSNDDKN, encoded by the exons ATGAACAGGAGGAGAAACAAtaacgaagaaaacgaagagGAGAGAGGAATTCCTTCAAAACTTTTACAGCAGATACAAACAAAGGAGGACAAAGGTGACTACAACGATGAGGATAGATTTACAAagttcaactccaagaagagaaaggaaaagcctttgtcaagaaaagacagaagaCAGCAAGAAAGACAACtaaagaaacaaaagaaaaacacCAAGCCAATTAATAACGAAGCCAAAAGGAAAGCAATCACAAACAATAATA aagattctcGCGCAGACTTTAAGGCATTGAAGACTAACAGGGCgcaaacttcaacaaaaacTATAGATGATCCTGTGGAGCAACTcagattgttgaaagaaaagaaaaaaggATCTCAGCCAAATGAATTCAGAGTTGTCAAAGCTGACGAACTCCTGGAAGATTCTGACGGAGACGACAACTTCGATGATTTCGACAATCTGGATGATTTCGACGATtatgatgatgaagtagaagaaaatccaTTGGAAGTTTTaaaaaagttgaaggagGTGAAGAAAGGttccaagaacaaatctGAAGTAAGAGTCATCAAGTTGGACGAATTGCTGGACGATGAACTTTCGGAAGATGTTTCGGAAGATGAACTTTcggaagatgaagaagaagatgaaaacgaagacaTAGATGACAATGATTCTAATGTGAAAGACAATTTCGATGGctttgacgaagaagagaatgaagacTCTGAGGATGGCTTCATCGTAGACGACGATAACATAGATGCAGATGACTTTGATAGctttgatgaagaggaaattttggaagaagaggaagatcCTTTAGCCAAATTGAAGGCATTGAAGGAACAAAAGAGAAATGTAAAGAAGGATAATAAACCATCtaaagaagtcaagaattCCAGAGTGATCAGTCAACATGAATTAGAGCTCATGAAAagagatgaaaatgatatGGAATTCTATGCTAAGAAGCTCGGTTTGAAGAACGGtaaaaaatcaaaaattgCCAAAACAGACGATGATGACATTATTGGAGGATTATTAGACGGATTGGACTTTGAtttcgaagaagaaatggaaccactggaagaagaagctgatgATTTCGATGAAGgggaagaagaaaattatTCTGGTGATGattttgatgatgatgaagaggacgcaccaaagaaggaaaatcCTTATGTAGCCCCTATTCAAAATAAGACTTCGGATGAGGTGTCAGACTCAAGTAATCATGCTGCTGGTTCATATATCCCACCAGCATTGCGTAGAAAGATGGCATTAGAAGGGGGTAATGTTTCTGAAGAGATTCTCAACTTGAGAAAAGCCATCAAGGGTcctttgaacaagttgtctgAGTCCAATATCAGCAGCATTGTCAATGAAATCAATACATTGTATTTATCGAACTCAAGAAATTCGGTAAATAATGAGTTGACTACTATCGTGATGGACAGTATCATTCAACAGGGAAGATTGTTGGATACCTTTGTATACTTACACGCAACACTTGTCGTTGCTATCTACCGTTTGCAGGGCGTCGAATTTGGTGCTCACTTCATTCAGTCAatgattgaaaaatttgaaagcTATCATAAGGAAACcggaaaaggaaaagaagcttCTAATATGATATCACTCTTATCTTCGGTTTATCAATTTCAGTTGGTATCATCTAAATTATTGTACGATGTGATCAAGGTTTTGATAAACGAATTAAATGAAAACAACGCTGAACTCTTGCTCAGATTGATCAGAAATTCAGGTAACCAAATGAGGTCTGACGATCCTTCTGCCTTGAAAGATATTGTAATTCTTTTGAATGATGCCAAATCATCCATTCCACAGTCCCAGATGAGTACAAGAACACAATTCTTGGTTGAAACAATTACTTCACTTAAGAACAACAAACTTAAGATCAACAATGAATCCAGTCACCAGCTCGCTAtcagattgaagaaattcttAGCAAcaatcaacaacaacaaattcaacgaTCCAATACAAGTTTCTCTCAATGATATCCACAGCATTGCTTCGAAAGGGAAGTGGTGGTTAGTTGGTGCTGCTTGGAAAGGTAGTGATGGAGATGACAAAAATGCAGAGCCTGACCTCAACAGAGATGCTATCAATGATATATTAGACAACTCTGAACCTAATTGGATGGACTTAGCTAGATCTCAGCGTATGAACACTGATATCAGAAGAGCTATTTTCATATCCATCATGTCAGCAAATGATTACATTGATGCATTAACtaagttggacaagttggcTTTGAAACGTTCTCAAGATAGAGAAATTCCTCGTGTATTGATACATTGTACAAGTGTTGAGCCAGCGTATAATCCTTACTATGGAATCTTAGCAAGCAAGCTTTGTGAGGATCACAGGTATAGAAAGACTTTCCAATTCATGCTCTGGGATCTTATTAAAGAATTCGAAGGTTCCACttctgacgaagatgaagattttgTTGGGTTCGATCATggtgatgatgacgatgaaaccaagttgaagagaatcttgaatttggGTCGATTTTTCGGATTTCTCTTGGCGGAAGGCTCTTTGCCTTTGCACTTGCTTAGAACTGTTAACTTCTTAACTGCTGCTAGTGACACTATCTTGTTCATGGAAGTTGTTTTTGTTAGCTTTTTGGATAATATCGGGAAGAAGTCACAGATCAATTCAGTGGGAGCTGGTCTCGGTAAAAGATCGAAGAATATGTATGAACAAAAGTTCGATGACAGGTTATTAATAGAGAGGGTGATCAAAGCCCAGGAACAGATGACTTTGCTCAGAggaattcaattcttcttaCAGGACAAGGTTAGAAAAAGTGATATTATCTCTGGTAAGAAGCAGACCAGAAGAGTTGAGTGGGGAATAAATGCTATGGTAGATATCATAGAGGAATTTGTGAGATCTAACGACGATAAGAACTAG